One stretch of Jiangella gansuensis DSM 44835 DNA includes these proteins:
- the mltG gene encoding endolytic transglycosylase MltG, whose product MTDLDTSEEIVRPRRHRRRRRRRSRFGSFVAVFLSLVVVGGLIGGIYYGGSALLNSINGVFGDAEDYPGPGSGEVSVTIEEGASIRSMGATLFEAGVVASQDAFIEAADGNPQATSIQPGNYVLAREMRASDAVEALISGEGGQRVSLPEGYRVRQTVTRLAEESGFTEEELQAAIDAAALPEYAEGDPEGFLYPATYDLGGDTTPESLVAAMLDRFDRTAQQLGLLDGAAALNRTPLEVVTVASIVQREVSRPEDMPRVAEVIYNRLSGACQANGVPEQRLQMDSTVHYAVDDYSSVYTSPEMRQVDSPYNTYRVSGLPPGPIASPGDDALTAALNPANEGNCYFVAVNLETGETAFAVTAADHAANEELLRAYCRESDRC is encoded by the coding sequence ATGACTGACCTCGACACGTCGGAGGAGATCGTGCGCCCCCGACGGCATCGGCGCCGCCGGCGCCGGCGAAGCCGGTTCGGCTCGTTCGTCGCGGTCTTCCTCTCTCTCGTCGTCGTGGGCGGCCTGATCGGTGGCATCTACTACGGCGGAAGCGCCCTGCTCAACAGCATCAACGGCGTCTTCGGGGACGCCGAGGACTATCCGGGCCCCGGCAGCGGCGAAGTGTCGGTCACCATCGAGGAAGGCGCCAGCATCCGGTCCATGGGTGCCACCCTGTTCGAGGCAGGGGTCGTCGCGAGCCAGGACGCGTTCATCGAAGCCGCGGACGGCAACCCGCAGGCCACCTCCATCCAGCCCGGCAACTACGTCCTGGCCCGCGAGATGCGTGCCTCCGACGCCGTCGAGGCCCTGATCAGCGGCGAGGGCGGGCAGCGGGTCTCGCTGCCGGAGGGTTACCGGGTGCGCCAGACCGTCACCCGGCTGGCCGAGGAGTCCGGGTTCACCGAAGAGGAACTGCAGGCGGCCATCGACGCCGCCGCGCTGCCGGAGTACGCCGAGGGCGACCCGGAAGGCTTCCTCTACCCGGCCACGTACGACCTCGGCGGCGACACCACGCCGGAGTCCCTGGTCGCGGCCATGCTCGACCGGTTCGACCGGACTGCGCAGCAGCTCGGTCTGCTCGACGGCGCGGCGGCGCTGAACCGGACACCTCTCGAGGTGGTCACCGTCGCCAGCATCGTGCAGCGCGAGGTCAGCCGACCCGAGGACATGCCGCGGGTTGCCGAGGTCATCTACAACCGGCTCTCCGGCGCCTGCCAGGCCAACGGGGTGCCGGAACAGCGGCTGCAGATGGACTCCACCGTCCACTACGCCGTCGACGACTACTCCAGCGTCTACACGTCGCCGGAGATGCGGCAGGTCGACTCGCCGTACAACACCTATCGCGTGAGCGGGCTGCCGCCGGGGCCGATCGCGTCACCGGGCGACGACGCCCTCACGGCGGCGCTCAACCCGGCGAACGAGGGCAACTGCTACTTCGTCGCGGTCAACCTGGAGACCGGCGAGACGGCGTTCGCGGTCACCGCGGCGGACCACGCCGCCAACGAGGAGCTGCTGCGCGCCTACTGCCGGGAGAGCGACAGGTGCTGA
- the ruvX gene encoding Holliday junction resolvase RuvX gives MTVRRGVRLGVDVGSVRIGVASCDPGGLIATPVETVRRGPGDLRRLAELVAERSPIELVVGLPRSLDGKEHAAARHVRAFGADLARYVAPCPVRLVDERLTTAVATRGMRASGVSSRAARPAIDQAAAMVILQDALDAERSSGEPPGEVLTVTDD, from the coding sequence GTGACGGTGCGCCGCGGCGTCAGACTGGGGGTTGATGTCGGATCCGTCCGCATCGGGGTCGCTTCGTGTGACCCCGGCGGGCTGATCGCCACACCGGTGGAGACCGTTCGGCGCGGCCCCGGTGACCTGCGGCGACTCGCCGAGTTGGTGGCTGAGCGCAGTCCTATCGAACTGGTCGTGGGTTTGCCGCGTAGTCTCGATGGGAAGGAACATGCCGCGGCCCGGCACGTGCGGGCGTTTGGTGCGGATTTGGCTCGGTATGTGGCACCATGCCCGGTACGGCTGGTCGATGAGCGCTTGACCACCGCCGTCGCGACGCGGGGAATGCGAGCCAGCGGTGTCTCGTCCCGGGCGGCGCGCCCGGCCATCGACCAGGCCGCGGCGATGGTGATCCTGCAAGACGCGCTCGACGCCGAACGAAGCAGTGGCGAGCCGCCTGGAGAGGTGCTGACGGTGACCGATGACTGA
- the alaS gene encoding alanine--tRNA ligase produces the protein METAEIRRRFLDHFEKNGHTVVPSASLISPDPSLLFTVAGMVPFIPYLTGQQTPPWQRATSVQKCIRTQDIEEVGKTTRHGTFFQMNGNFSFGDYFKEGAIAHAWELVTGSISDGGFGFDPGSVWVTVFHDDDEAAALWKKVAGLPDERIQRRGLLDNYWHTGQPGPGGPCSEIYIDRGPQYGPDGGPVVDEDRFLEIWNLVFMQEQITDVKAKDDFVVVGELPSKNIDTGMGLERVAYLLQGVENLYEIDQVFPTLQKAAELAGTRYGADHGDDVRLRVVADHIRSSLMLIGDGVTPSNEGRGYVLRRLLRRSVRAMRLLGVQDRTLPELLPVSKDCMKAAYPDLESDFARISSVAYGEEDAFRRTLQTGTQIFDLAADETKSKALTALPGDTAFKLHDTYGFPIDLTLEMAAEQGLSVDEAGFRRLMTEQRERAKADAKAKKTGHADTGAYRELREAGPTPFTGYEGLETDSRVRGLLLDGVSVPGASEGETVEVVLDRTPFYAESGGQDSDAGVITGDGFELEVLDVQRPVKGLVVHKVRVLKGEVISGQEVAAKVDREWRIGACQAHSGTHIVHAALRQVLGPQALQSGSYNKPGYLRLDFAWGQALGAATRSEVEEVANLAIRRDHPVSATYMPLERARELGALALFGETYDEEVRVVEMAGSWSRELCGGTHVGHSSQVGLVTLTGESSVGAGSRRVEAFVGIEGFRYLATERALVSRLADLLKVQPDQLPERIERLVAQVRDAEKELSKVRASALGARAGELAASARDVYGVAFVGYEAPAGTAADDLRSLALDVRGRLGNEKPAVVAASGAGDTGRPSVVIAVNEPGREWGVKAGALVRVAAQTLGGGGGGKDDVAQGGGTDASKIGDALTAVEHAIGETVTRGS, from the coding sequence ATGGAGACCGCCGAGATCCGGCGCCGGTTCCTCGACCACTTCGAGAAGAACGGTCACACGGTCGTCCCCAGCGCCTCCCTGATCTCCCCGGACCCGTCGCTGCTGTTCACCGTCGCCGGCATGGTGCCGTTCATCCCGTACCTGACCGGGCAGCAGACGCCGCCGTGGCAGCGCGCCACCAGCGTGCAGAAATGCATCCGCACGCAGGACATCGAGGAGGTCGGCAAGACCACTCGGCACGGCACGTTCTTCCAGATGAACGGCAACTTCTCGTTCGGCGACTACTTCAAGGAAGGCGCCATCGCGCACGCCTGGGAGCTGGTCACCGGTTCGATCTCCGACGGCGGTTTCGGCTTCGACCCGGGCTCGGTCTGGGTCACCGTCTTCCATGACGACGACGAAGCCGCGGCGCTGTGGAAGAAGGTCGCCGGCCTGCCGGACGAGCGCATCCAGCGCCGCGGGTTGCTGGACAACTACTGGCACACCGGCCAGCCCGGCCCCGGCGGCCCGTGCAGCGAGATCTACATCGACAGGGGCCCGCAGTACGGCCCGGACGGCGGCCCCGTCGTCGACGAGGACAGGTTCCTGGAGATCTGGAACCTCGTCTTCATGCAGGAGCAGATCACCGACGTGAAGGCGAAGGACGACTTCGTCGTCGTCGGTGAGCTGCCCAGCAAGAACATCGACACCGGCATGGGCCTGGAGCGGGTCGCGTACCTGCTGCAGGGCGTGGAGAACCTGTACGAGATCGACCAGGTCTTCCCGACCCTGCAGAAGGCGGCGGAGCTGGCCGGCACCCGGTACGGAGCCGACCACGGCGACGACGTGCGGCTGCGGGTGGTCGCCGACCACATCCGCAGCTCCCTCATGCTCATCGGCGACGGTGTCACGCCGTCCAACGAGGGCCGCGGCTATGTGCTGCGCCGGCTGCTGCGGCGCAGCGTCCGGGCGATGCGGCTGCTCGGCGTCCAGGATCGCACCCTGCCGGAGCTGCTGCCGGTCAGCAAGGACTGCATGAAGGCGGCCTACCCGGACCTGGAGTCCGACTTCGCGCGCATCTCCTCGGTCGCCTACGGCGAGGAGGACGCGTTCCGCCGGACGCTGCAGACCGGCACCCAGATCTTCGACCTCGCCGCGGACGAGACCAAGTCGAAGGCCCTGACCGCGCTACCCGGCGACACCGCGTTCAAGCTGCACGACACCTACGGCTTCCCGATCGACCTCACCCTGGAGATGGCGGCCGAGCAGGGCCTGTCCGTCGACGAGGCCGGGTTCCGCCGGCTCATGACCGAGCAGCGGGAACGGGCGAAGGCCGATGCGAAGGCGAAGAAGACGGGACATGCAGACACCGGCGCCTACCGGGAGCTGCGCGAAGCCGGACCCACTCCGTTCACCGGGTACGAGGGGCTCGAGACCGACAGCCGCGTGCGCGGGCTGTTGCTCGACGGCGTCTCGGTGCCCGGCGCCAGCGAGGGCGAGACCGTCGAGGTGGTCCTCGACCGCACTCCGTTCTACGCCGAGTCCGGTGGTCAGGACAGCGACGCCGGCGTCATCACCGGCGACGGCTTCGAGCTGGAGGTCCTCGACGTCCAGCGCCCGGTCAAGGGCCTCGTCGTGCACAAGGTCCGCGTGCTCAAGGGCGAGGTCATCAGCGGCCAGGAGGTCGCGGCCAAGGTCGACCGCGAGTGGCGCATCGGCGCCTGCCAGGCGCACTCGGGCACCCACATCGTGCACGCGGCACTGCGCCAGGTGCTCGGCCCGCAGGCCCTGCAGAGCGGTTCCTACAACAAGCCCGGCTACCTGCGCCTCGACTTCGCCTGGGGGCAGGCGCTCGGCGCGGCCACCCGCAGCGAGGTCGAGGAGGTCGCCAACCTGGCGATCCGCCGCGACCACCCCGTCAGCGCCACGTACATGCCGCTGGAGCGGGCCCGCGAGCTCGGAGCGCTGGCGCTGTTCGGCGAGACCTACGACGAGGAGGTGCGGGTCGTCGAGATGGCCGGCTCCTGGTCGCGTGAGCTGTGCGGTGGCACGCATGTGGGCCACTCGTCGCAGGTCGGGCTCGTCACGCTGACGGGGGAGAGCTCGGTCGGTGCCGGTAGCCGCCGGGTCGAGGCGTTCGTCGGCATCGAGGGCTTCCGGTACCTCGCCACGGAGCGGGCGCTGGTCAGCCGGCTGGCGGACCTTCTCAAGGTCCAGCCCGACCAGTTGCCCGAGCGCATCGAGCGGCTCGTGGCGCAGGTGCGCGACGCGGAGAAGGAACTGTCCAAGGTCCGCGCCTCCGCGCTCGGCGCACGGGCGGGCGAGCTGGCGGCGTCCGCCCGTGACGTGTATGGCGTGGCGTTCGTCGGTTACGAGGCGCCCGCGGGTACCGCCGCCGACGACCTGCGCTCGCTTGCGCTGGACGTGCGTGGCCGGCTGGGCAACGAGAAGCCCGCGGTCGTCGCGGCGTCGGGCGCCGGCGACACCGGCCGGCCCAGCGTCGTCATCGCCGTCAACGAGCCGGGCCGCGAGTGGGGCGTGAAGGCCGGCGCGCTGGTCAGGGTGGCGGCGCAGACGCTGGGCGGCGGCGGTGGCGGCAAGGACGACGTCGCGCAAGGCGGCGGCACCGACGCGTCGAAGATCGGCGACGCACTGACCGCGGTCGAGCACGCCATCGGCGAGACCGTCACTCGCGGTTCGTGA